Genomic segment of Sinorhizobium meliloti:
ATTGGCGGCGAGTCCAACAGGAGGAAACGGATGTTTCGTAAAGGCTTCGGTCTCGTCACTGTGGGAAGCGTCTGTGTCGTGGTCATGACGGCGGGCGCGGTACAGGCGACTGCTCTCGTTCCCCACCGCGCCGTCTACGATCTGGAATTGAAGGACGCCTCCGAGCGGTCCGGCATCTCCGGCATGTATGGCCGCATGGTCTATGAGTTCAACGGCTCCTCCTGCGAAGGCTATACCGTCAGCTTCCGCTTCGTCACCCAGGTCGATACGGGTGACGAGGTTCGCCTCACCGATCAGCAGACCACCACCTATGAGGACATGAAGAACGGCAATTTCCGTTTCCTCACCCGCTCCTTTACCGATGAGAAGCTGGACAAGGAGGTGCGCGGAAGCGCGCATGACGACAAGTCCGGCGTCAAGGTCGAGCTGACCGCCCCCGACAAGCGCCAGGTGGCGCTTGCGGCCAGCC
This window contains:
- a CDS encoding cell envelope integrity EipB family protein encodes the protein MFRKGFGLVTVGSVCVVVMTAGAVQATALVPHRAVYDLELKDASERSGISGMYGRMVYEFNGSSCEGYTVSFRFVTQVDTGDEVRLTDQQTTTYEDMKNGNFRFLTRSFTDEKLDKEVRGSAHDDKSGVKVELTAPDKRQVALAASRFPTEHMLEVIERAKKGETFFEARIFDGSDSGDKTLITSTFVGKPRKPAPDDADVGKAGKLAGENYWPVTITYFNDEANGDALPVYRMAFKLYENGVTRDLTMDYGDFVLSGKLAKLEVFNSEECK